A genomic region of Manihot esculenta cultivar AM560-2 chromosome 15, M.esculenta_v8, whole genome shotgun sequence contains the following coding sequences:
- the LOC110600697 gene encoding polycomb group protein FIE1: protein MAKIALGCDPVVGSLASSKKREYRVTNRLQEGKRPLYAVVFNFIDSRYFNVFATVGGNRVTVYQCLEGGVIAVLQSFVDEDKDESFYTVSWACSIDGIPFIVAGGINGIIRVIDASNEKIHKSFVGHGDSINEIRTQPLKPSLVVSASKDESVRLWNVHTGICILIFAGAGGHRNEVLSVDFHPSDIYRIASCGMDNTVKIWSMKEFWTYVEKSFTWTDLPSKFPTKYVQFPVFIASVHSNYVDCNRWLGDFMLSKSVDNEIVLWEPKMKEQSPGEGSVDILQKYPVPECDIWFIKFSCDFHYYAAAIGNREGKIYVWELQSSPPVLIARLSHNQSKSAIRQTAMSFDGSTILSCCEDGTIWRWDATSSS from the exons ATGGCGAAAATTGCGTTAGGGTGCGACCCAGTTGTGGGTTCACTAGCCTCATCCAAGAAGAGAGAGTACAGAGTCACCAACAGATTGCAGGAGGGGAAGCGTCCCCTCTACGCCGTCGTTTTCAACTTCATTGACTCGCGTTACTTCAACGTCTTCGCCACCGTGGGCGGGAACCGG GTGACTGTTTATCAATGTCTTGAAGGAGGCGTTATAGCAGTTCTGCAATCATTCGTTGATGAAGAT AAGGATGAATCTTTTTACACAGTGAGCTGGGCATGTAGTATTGATGGAATTCCATTTATTGTAGCTGGAGGAATCAACGGTATCATCCGTGTAATTGATGCCAGCAATGAAAAGATACACAAG AGTTTTGTTGGGCATGGGGACTCGATAAATGAAATCAGGACTCAGCCCTTGAAACCTTCACTTGTGGTGTCTGCAAGCAAA GATGAATCAGTTCGGCTGTGGAATGTTCACACTGGAATTTGCATTTTGATATTTGCTGGAGCCGGGGGTCATCGCAATGAAGTCCTAAGTGTG GACTTCCATCCATCAGACATATATCGAATTGCAAGTTGTGGAATGGACAACACTGTCAAGATTTGGTCAATGAAAG AGTTTTGGACATATGTAGAGAAGTCATTCACATGGACAGATCTTCCATCAAAATTCCCAACAAAATATGTACAATTTCCT GTGTTCATAGCTTCAGTTCATTCCAATTATGTTGATTGTAATAGGTGGCTTGGTGACTTTATGCTGTCAAAG AGTGTTGACAATGAGATTGTGCTGTGGGAGCCCAAAATGAAGGAACAGTCGCCTGGGGAG GGTAGTGTTGACATCCTTCAAAAATACCCTGTTCCTGAATGTGATATTTGGTTTATCAAGTTTTCTTGCGATTTCCATTACTATGCAGCTGCTATAG GGAATCGGGAAGGGAAGATCTACGTTTGGGAATTGCAAAGTAGTCCCCCTGTCCTCATCGCAAG GCTATCTCATAATCAATCCAAATCTGCAATTAGGCAAACTGCAATGTCATTCGATGGGAG CACCATTCTCAGCTGTTGCGAGGATGGAACCATATGGCGCTGGGATGCAACATCATCTTCATAG